Proteins encoded by one window of Arachis ipaensis cultivar K30076 chromosome B04, Araip1.1, whole genome shotgun sequence:
- the LOC107639618 gene encoding uracil-DNA glycosylase, mitochondrial, with the protein MVCCYFSERAISYFVELYVYYFLLCYLQINLVGYCSYLSLMFYACTEVLTFNKYFVNSVRKHQANSHVKKGWKQFTDAVIKTISQKREGVVFLLWGNSAREKSRLIDATKHHILQGAHPSGLSADRGFFGCRHFSRTNQLLEKRGIDPINWQL; encoded by the exons ATGGTGTGCTGTTATTTTAGTGAACGTGCAATCAGTTATTTTGTTGAGTTATATGTGTACTATTTTTTGCTGTGTTATTTGCAGATTAATCTAGTGGGATATTGTTCTTACCTATCTTTAATGTTTTATGCTTGTACTGAAGTGTTGACTTTTAACAAATACTTTGTGAATTCAGTCAGGAAACATCAAGCAAACTCTCATGTAAAAAAGGGATGGAAACAATTTACTGATGCTGTTATCAAAACAATATCACAGAAAAGGGAAGGTGTTGTTTTTCTGTTGTGGGGCAACTCTGCTCGGGAGAAATCTAG GTTAATTGATGCAACAAAACATCATATACTTCAAGGTGCACATCCTTCTGGTTTGTCTGCAGATAGAGGCTTCTTTGGGTGCAG GCACTTTTCTCGCACAAATCAACTTCTGGAGAAAAGGGGAATAGATCCCATAAATTGGCAACTATAA